The Pieris rapae chromosome 5, ilPieRapa1.1, whole genome shotgun sequence DNA window aaattttacagcaAACGGTAAAAACAGTTCAATTTTAACGTTGGTTAAATGAGATTCAACTgatgcaaatatttatttaaaattatataaatttgattcTTTCTCTCTAGTTGAGTCACAACAACTGTACACGTGTAATACGATTGTACAATATAACACACATTAATATGTTATACTAGAAACATTTACACATCCAGTAGAAATTgagcttaaaatatttattattttctgattTAAGATGAGTAAAATCAACACGTAAGTGGACTATTACAATTGACAAGAAATTGCATGTGTTAAACACATAGatgttgttataatatttatgatacaatTTAAGTCACTGTAATTCTAATTGTTTTGTTCTTTCGTATATATTATCCACAATAGACAAGGTATTGCAAGCGATTGAGCTTTTCTTTAATGGCCCTAGCTTAGGCCCTGCTTCACATTTTTTCATACTTGGACGAACTGTTCCCTAAGCAAgagaattatataattaagatcAATAATCATAATAGCACTTCAAACACTACAAAGTAGCAATTtcaaatcgtaaaaaaatggcacttttccaaaaggaaaatataagaattaaggaatttaaataataatcgtgAGGATGATTTGGAtctgttaaattttatgaaaaatcaaGACGTTCTACCTATAATCGCCATGGAATTAATAACTCGTGTCAAGTTGGTTTCAACCTGCGGTAGAACAAGAGTTTTCAAGTCATACCTATTTATGCAATCATCCATAAAATGACACTATTTTTTCATTGATATCCAGAAGAAACAGGGCCCCGACACAACAAAACCATAGTCATAGGTTTCTAgtcagttaattaaaataaaacactgaaTTAGGcagttacatttttatatagaacatatcaaaatatgtaaaaaataatagattcaataaaatataattcatataacagtaataaattattaagaataaaatctaGACTTGTAAGGCTTATATGGTTGCAAAATGTCAAATGCATTCCAAGTGGGACCAAAATTCTCGtaacttatttaaagtttaatcacAGATAAACAAATCATTTTACCATTTAACCCATCACGACGCATGTGTTTTGTCTACCGTTTTAGTTTGTCACATCCATGTtaagaatgtaaaaaaaacacgatCGTGCGCATCTCTAGTCTATTGACATCTCTAGTCTCTATCACGATACGCGTTGACACGCGACATTATACATCATCGTCCGTTAGACAAATCACAATCGAACGAAACGTCTCGTGTCTCGCGTCTCTACCGAAGTAAGCAATCTCACCCTaagttatttatgtattaattattatcattaaaattaatgcaaCCATTTATGCCTTTAAAGTCccaattaataagttataaatgtttagCTAAATATAACCTTGGTTAAAATGAGATTTCAAATATGGCTCATAACAGCAGATAAGAGATTCTTTAAAGAAGCCTCAATATAGCACCAAAGCCTAGTTATAAGCCGAGTAAAacctacaatatttttttaaataccaacataaatatacaataattggtCTTCAGATTTGTATCTCTGTCGTTATCTTTTTTCTCTTAATAGGAAAGTCGCTCAAGCCACGAGGCCAAcacaaaaagtataaaaaacatgaataaacagttaattaaatataatattactccGACCTAAATAcaaaagctttaaaataatctgtatgtcgcagtaaagtagttaaatcagagagtaaTTTGAATCTATAGACAGTtcattaaagatcgatattcaatcaagttgCTAAAGTTTCGTAAGACAAGTGACTGAACGAAACGTTCCTAGGCAACAAGACTAGCCTAcccatttataataaaacacaatacaggATTTTCCAAGCTCTCAGTTCTTCACGATCACACCGAAATAATCATAGCCACCGTCTGTCACCAAAGACcacaatttgaaacaaaaaaccaCTCACACAACAGACCGACGTTTGCCAAAAGAAAGTCTCTAAAATCAGCTGTTGTTGTGACcgccattttgttttacattattaatcaacacACTCACTTTTGGTCAGACagatagttaaacgttttcgaCTAAAATGCTATCGACTTGATTGAATGTCGATCTTGAACTAACTGTCTAGattctagagattcaattatctctctgatttaactataTTACTGCGACATGTATAcaagtattcataataataacatgttGAGAGTAAACAGAATGTAAGTGAtagttttcattttagttttcttaatCTTCGCATATTATCAGGTGTTTTACTGTGGTAGTGGAGGTGGTTGAACTGCTGCATACGTAGGGTAGTAGGGCGCAAACTTAGCAGGTCCTGTGATAGCCATGTGCTGGGTTTCATTACGGTCCTGTATATTCCGTCCGTACGGGGACTCTCTGTAGACGGGGGCGGctgaaaatttatgaaatggtTTAGTGCGAAGTCATCAGTATGACCAAACATTGAATGGTTAGGTGCATAAAGAGAGTTGAAGGCAATACTAAGAAAATCCGTATTCACGCTCTTACATGTTGCTACTTGAAGAAGCTATGCACTAAGTAAgagaaatacattataatcGTAATAAAGCAAtagaaaaagtttttgtatggaatataaaataaaaaatcaaggCTCATCTATCGCGAGCATTCGTtatttgccagttcttttctttcgttctacgcccttgatttgagaactggcagtaaatgtaaattcacaattaatttaatttttgtgacGTACATAAGTTTAATTGTTTACctgatgaataaaaatatttttgttttttattagatagTACTGAAATAGCCTCATtgaacaaatacaaataagtaaGACATGAACAgactaaatgaaaatttagatAAAGGTGCTAATCACTCTACTAACTCAAATGCCCTTCCTAATCGCACTTGTTTACGTTTTAACAATGATGACTGTTttatactgaaatataatttgttgaaGCTTCAATTGACATTATACACTTTTTCCTGCTTACTCATTACgacattatttatcatttacgGGAgacgtatatataaataacaaatatataggtttttgtcatattaaagtttttttttgtatttctgaTACAACATAACTAAGTTGGCCATCGAGTGCTTTACAACAGTCGTGAATAGCAAGGtcaaattattatcatattctTAGAAAAAATCCCCACCTAGCAAGCCGGACCGAGTGAGAGGTTAGGAAAAAGGAGTGGAACAGCGGATTCGGTCATTCGGATTTCGGGGTATTCTGCATTTGGCTCTCGGAGTGACAGACATTTTGGTTTGTGTTAGTCGTAGTTCTATGTATTAGTTTCGACTGTTAGTGGtgttaattatcatttttggtcgattattatttcattgttaaataaaatcattttgtaataaaaaaatgaatttttttataaatttaatatttccctTTACATTTAGTTAATTTGTCTGTATTCATCTTccagcttttaaatatttatttgtacttcctccccattttttatattggtgtcttctattattaatgttgcctggaagagattgctGAATAGCGATAATGCCGCccgatttttgtaaaaatcgttttatacatatttctaataaattgtattacgtAACGTACGTACGTAAAAGTATTACGTAACGCAATTTAGGGGGGGTTTTGTAAAATGTTACGGTGCGTTACAAGGGCGGGTTAAAACAACGCGTtacgtataattttttatttttgaaaagagAGAGCTGCACTCATTCCGTCTCTATGCGCCGGCGTCACCGTTACGGTACGTTACACAGATAGGatctaaaatcttaaaaaaatgaaatacgttATACTCCAACGCTCCCTAAACACATGGAttatgaaaaagttttatatttcttaatcgacaccgtcacaaaaaataatgaaatgggcgataaaatattttacaaaaaagtacATGGCAACTTTGTCTAAGGCAAGGTAATACTTACACAAGGCAGGATACAGCGACTGGTAAGGTGGCTGCATAGGCGTAGATCCCGGGGCAACCCAACCACCAGGACCTTCACCTCCTGGCgcctgtaaaatattttaactttctatctaaatctaataataacattaaaaacatagtTAGAGAGGAGAGTTTCACATCCTCATATAGTAAACACCAAAAACAAATGAGgttctattaatttatttgattaataaagtaaacaagTGTTTCAACAATTTGCAACAACAACCGGCTTAACaacaacatttttatcatAGAGAATTGCTGAACTGTTTCTCAAGTAAAAGAGTATTTTATCTAGCAAtccaaaaatatagaaaaaaacatgGCGGTACGAAGCAGTTTAATGCACATTATGAACATTTCATTTTCAGTAAACAATTTACTGATACAAATGTGTTTAAGAGTTAACAACTTACTGAGGGCTGAACAGATTCTCCAGGAGAAACTGGTAAAACAGCAGGTTGATTACCCCCTTCAGAGAGTATTGGCGCAGATGGAGTTGCCCCAACACCCATTAATGGAACCGTTCCAATAGTAATATACTTCTTGTCTTTCAGGTTTATATGCATTCCTGATACAACACATTCGACCTGCATATCAGTACAGTATAAAGTCAGTTAAAGAATAACAtactttactttaattactggaataaataaataaataaatatgtgtgtgCCTAACTGGATTCTTAGAAAGTACATTTGACacccatttttttttttaaatttctacaatttatagaaattacaCATGCGATTGTTACTAGGCACCTGGGTTCACtgtataatttagaatattaaaaaaaatacacatcaaATAACGTTATTCGGTTTTAGATATCCTCGCTTCACTgcaatcataatttttattatatatagtaaaaccACTATAgactaaaaaaaacacatggTTCAAGAAATTACAATCACTATACTGAACTGATTCtcaagtatttatatttatccatAGCAAGAAAAAAGTTATACAACAGTTAAGTATGGgaggattaaaaaaatatattcttattatcCCAGCCTCCGGGAAAGGATTAAGATCGACTCAAactttaacaaacaaacaattgtTAGCAGAAGATAAAACTTGTCGCGGTTAAAGGGTTTGTTTTGTAttccatataaattaataataaaccatTAGTCCTTGTCGCCGACACAAGACGCGGTCGCGTGTACCAGTGGAGAAGAATATTAGAAGAATAAGAAAATGAATATTACgtcattttgaatttgtaCAAAAACAACTtagttataacataaaataaaacattgggatataaatgtttatacgttcttagtaataattaaattttagtttaacttgggtttttatttttgctgttTTACTTAGATTTTTGGTCctcacttttgttttttttcttgctGGTAtgtaatttctaataaaatttatctgtatatgtgtaaaatttataccaTCTATTACATTATGAGGTGTTATTGTTCATTAATCTCCCTTAAAgtcacaacattttttttccgaATTACCTTCACATCATAATCCAAATCAATAATGCTACAATTAACAAGATTAGAAGGCGGAATGGGAGGAATCTCCATATTCAAGTTCCAATGTTTTGTGGTCCCGGCTGGTGCTGGACCCTCttgaattgttaaaataatatctttacatttttttgtaacattgcTTGGGGATGTAGCTCTATATGTCGCTACCTGaaaaattgtgtaattatgtatttacaatatctaatacactaaatgttaataaaaacatttttgtgggGAGTACACTATTAACTCAAACAGAAACTTTTTACAAATTCTACAATGATTTGGGtaaattaagaattggtttattttttgaggatataaaagatattttaaaaaacatatacataaaatacctACAAATATAAGAACTTCTAATATTACTACAGCTACAAGAATGTGTGTTCTAAATTTTCATACTGATTGATACTTATTACACATAACACATAGACAAACCACAAATTGTAGactatactaattaatattcaatggTTACCTTGCCAGGAAGTAGTCATACCTTTCTCAAGAATACTTTCACAAGGTGTACTTGTACATTACTCTTATTCTCAATGTCAATAGTTAAAGGAATAACTTGTCCAGGACAATATCCTGTGACAGGTGCCCTTATATCCACACAAAGCGGTGGTGATGCACAACAAAAGCAACAGAATGTCTTCTCCATTTGAAAATGCAAAGGCTcctaaaaatgttatgttatcaAAAAGTTAAATGTAAGTAAAACTTATTGAATAACTATGTTGACTTCTTAGGATAATACTGTTAGGGCTCtgtttgatataatttagTCATTTCTAGGTACTTACTCTATAAGATGGATTAAGATTTAAATCCAATGCATTAATAACAGTAAAAGCCATTTTTGTCTCTTGATCAAACTTCCACGGGCGATCCAGAGTGACTTTAACTGTATATCGCACATATCCATACTCTCCTTCAAAGGATGACGGGAGAACAGGTGGTAAAGTAcacgtaaaattatatatttgttttccaGGAGGTATCTCAATTTCATTTCCTGttgaaatttatacaattgttttgttaatctTACAAATCTTACTCTATAAGGTAAATTCTCCTTGTCTTACCAGTGTTATTTCCCAAAAGATAGtaagaaatttgaaaatactcCTCCTTGCCTGTATGAAGAGTTTCTGATGACTGACTTTTACCATCAGTATCCTCTTCCTGTTTACTTTCACTCCACTCTGTATGTGCTTCACCTTTAATATTTACGTgtattccttaaaataaacaaaaaatatagactTTATTGTATTCACGTCCGGAACAAACAGATCTAGATTCTAGCTTATAAAACTCGACGTGAGTCATCTCAGTACAAACACATAACACAGTGATGGGATCTCACCTCTAACTTTTTTAGGAGTATCGAAGACATACTCTATTCTTCCATTCACAGTTTGGCCAGCATAGTATGTGTTCCACTGATTGTCTAAGTAGATGATAGCTTCTTTTAATCCCatcgttaataaaatataaatgcagAAGAACAACCCGAGTCGAGACTCCGTAACCTAAGTGTTTTCAGTTTTCACTCTTTTCgcgtataattttttaaattgactaGTGACTACAAGTGAACAATAAATAGtcataatataattgtgaTATTGACTGTTGACATTCGATGATTTAATCACGAATGTTGACATATTTCTAAGTGTCTGTTCTGAgatctttaatttataatcagCAAATTGTCCACTGACAATTGACAAGTGTTGAAACTAAAatcatattgaaatatttttttaatcatgaCTTTCACGtgatgaataattaaatgaaaaattaattataacccCTTTTATATgctaatattagtatttactgaaatagattttttaattagtagtagtagataCTAGATACTCTAATAAACCCCTGTGTTATATTATACTGTTAGATGCTTATTGTGATGAGCAGTGACTTGTTTTCAAGtcattcaaataaacaaaaatccaAGTTCATAATTTTCGTCAAGctctataaatttaattaaaaactaatttagttTTCAAGTATTGCAGTCAGTGGCTTCCCTAAAGTGctcaataagttttaaatatagagaAGTAAGTACTTCAAAgctaaattttgttaataccACATATCACAATGGATTCCAAGAGTGAAACTGTTAAATTATCTGCTGAAGAACTTAAAAATAAGGGTAATGAATGTGTTAAAAATGAGAAATACATAGAAGCTGTCCTACATTACACGCAAGCAATAAAAATGGATCCTAATAACTATGTGTTATACAGTAACAGATCATTTGCTTTTCTCAAATTGGATCAACATTATCTGTCTTTACAAGATGCTAATGAAACCATAAAACTACAACCACACTGGGcaaaggtaaatattttaaaaatctggaatgaaattaaaaaaataatattcctatcttttatatattaacataattcaaTTGCCATGTTAACACCAAATCGTGCCTAGTACAAGATTTTAATGATTGTCCTACCTATGACTTAGGGTTACTTTCGTCGGGCTGAAGTTGAAGCTGCTAGTGGATTGTATGATGAGGCTATTATATCCTACACAAGAGCCTTACAGCTTGAACCTCATAATACTAAGTTAATGGAGTTTATAAGAGATGTTACTGAagtacagaaaaataaattaaagggTAACTATTATTAGTAACTTATTGTTCGTATTTGGATTAATATTTCGAAGATAGGTATATCATAGGTCATTTGTTTTAGGTAATCAAAATGTGATCTGGATCTGTACAATTGTGGGACTTATTATAGGTATTGGAGTAGTCATATTGGATTACACATTGACTGCAAATCCAACATTAACAGTaagttaattgaaataatcaacttaaaaataactgtCTAATTAAACTCCTTGTTTCTTTTCTCAGAATCCTTTAAGTATGGTAGCCTTTTCAATAGCTCTTTCTGGAATAGGATTTGCAATAGGAAAGACATCAACACTTATGACTGCTTGGAGTGCAGGAAAATCTTTGCAGCCACCACCAGATTTaggtaaaaatataaccttcAAAACAGTAATTCTTAACAAATGTGTATTGGACATATAATTAGTTGCACATTCTTAGTTCTAAGTacaattgtttctttattttcagcTACAAATGAACAAtctgaaaaagaaaatgtactaccagaaaagaaaaaatatagcaaGGCACAGGCTAGGCATAGGTTTAAACAGGGGAAACAACTTTAGTTAACATAGTTATAGCAATGTTGAAAATCCCTCAACAATTGTGTTCTGCTGGTGTACTGTTTAGTTAcctatatacaatttatactatattatatatcccATTTTCATAACAGccaagaaaatattgtttccaattaatactattttgtCCATTTACAGAttatacaaattcttaaaaatataaataaactatatttgtttagttattgttgtgagggttttaatttaaaaacttgcTCTTGAATGTTTCAGtttctaaaaatgttttattatagatgtttaattgttttttttaatggttcaaaacctattttttattttaatcttatttgttaatttatggGAAGAAATGGAAAACTTTATGtatatcaaaatgtaattcaataaaaaacatcCACTTATATGGGGAAATACTTTATTGAACCTagtgtaaaatgtatttcgaAAAttgcatataacatttttttgcttAAATTCTTGGTCGTGTACCTTACACTTAAAATAAGTCCAACACTATACACgcgaaacataaaaataatctgtataacaatatattttacaatgacTACAAGATGGTgtcaaaatttacaataaaataaaggtaATATTTACCATCACCTGATCATTGGCTGAAATTACCTATAGttaattttcaaatgtatACTTAATGCTAAAACAACTATTAcatgtacataaaattaaaatgccaCAGACTGTGTCACTTGCCACTGTAAAAagcataaatttataaaaacattaatactaGGTGGCTTaagataacattaatattacacaGTAATATGATGTATAAtagtgaaaattttaatatataatagactTTCATATGATCTCTCCATTTACCAATAAGCAACATTAGTTTCTGAAGTACAGGTttctgataaataaaaaaaaaacaaaggaatgtatttttctaaggcccatagtaaaattttatgcatattataaatgcaatattcatatcttattatttttggagATATAGTTTGCGTTTTTATGTCATAAGATGAATTAAAAGTTgtcagtataataaaaaatattatccatATTGGAAACTAACCAATTCTAATGATTCAATAGATTTCATagtcaataattatatatacatatacttaagGTTGATTGTTTTAAGTTATGTTAACATAAGGGTTAATGTTTAAGGCGTAAATTTCTTGTCAACATAGTTTACATgcatgtaataatataattatttttatataacttttttggAGTTGAAATATCAGTACTCACAGACatgttaagtatttatttctatcCATTTAAAATTCACTTGAGACAATCCGACCTACTCAAAACTCATACACAAAGTTCATTTTGAAACATCGAAACTTGACCATGGCCATCTTGGAAATTCTATCCACCCatacttatttacatatttgtacCAGTTTTGTGGCAAACAAAGTctaagttataaaattaataaacaattagtgAAGATTTATGGAAGTTACTGACAGAACTTAATAACAGGCCTTAGAATTCAACCATGTACTGTTAGGTAACACTcactttaaaaagtatttacgcGCCGCACTTTGGTGTTTAAAATTGCCATAATTCTTACTGGATATATGTCAATCACTATCTGATATTGCTTTCTTTCTACGCTTTGCTTGCTTCGGTTTGACGATTTCTTCCtcctgaaaataatttatttaaattagaaaaaattgaCCAAGTTTTCAGTGTATAatccttaatattttataacaattgctataatatacacatacaatttCTATTCAAATCTTCTAGCAGTAgcagaaataatgaaattaataaatacacttttgGATAGAATACAAATTCTTTAATGGTTCGCTATACaggaatgtaaatattatacgaattgttaataaaataaattacgtaaaCAATTTCATGAAAACACCAACGTAAAGTTCTGCTAAGTTCTCAGATTTTTAGAAcagaaaattttatgtaatatttaattccgcatatagataattttgagatttttttgtCACAACATAATGGTCGAcgctaaaatattacttattcacCTGTACAAGTcttatttatggttattgttcGACTGGATCAACGTACGTCGTACGTTTGATGTCCTGTTAGCATACCTCGGTATTGATATATTAGCCgaacttatttcattttcacatagaatattttatgatcTATAAACCCTTACATGACAGGTAATTAAGCAATGAAGGTACCTCACTATCCTCATTTGATGAGACTAAGTTCTGGTTGAGTGGCATTGAGTTGGAAGCCATCTTCCTTGCCCGCCTTAGCATTGGTAGTTCATCCTCCCAGGCCAAAGAAAACAAATCCATATACTGTCTctgaaattatttagaaaaacattgattaaaatagttattgtagaattagtataaaatattcaaataatatttttatcaactcaaaaaagaaaagagaATTTTACTTGAATTgtacttaatcaaaatatttttggtttaatatgtataatacaatTCTCAACTGAgcaactaattattatttagaaaatatatttctatagtaCTGAACTCCAAACACAGGATTAGTTCATTATTCACTTTATAGAGTATTCAGCTTCgattttttttggaatgaTCTTTATTAGCGAGTGtgaaagtattttatcttatccaaaaattttaagtaattttttatgccATGCTTAAACGATGAGCGTATCATATATTCGATTAAAGTACAGACgaagaggtcgtaggttcgaatctcgacaaaacaataattttagctTTGAAAGCAATTTATACCTCAAATcacgtaataaatatttatgaaacaggAATGTGTCTGCCCCATTGAAcggcttaaaaaatattgtaaagccGAGGCGTTAGTGTTGATGCGTTAGTCTCAGCAAGTACTGGTTtcaattgataaattatttaagggTAGTAGATTTATCGAGAAAGGCTGTATAAAATACGTAAAGGGGTAGTAATATACCTTTAAGTTATCGTTGCTATTTGATTGCGAGTGCTGTAACGCTTTTTGCAAACATTCAGTTTTGAAAATTGACATATCGTCTTGTTCTACACAGCATATTCTTATTTGCTCCAAGTGACccaaaaccttaaaaaaatgttttattaggaGTGTTTAATACATAGTTTGTAACATATTTTGGTGCGTCATATAATTACTCGTAACAACTAAGTAATTCTTTGCCTGTTTTTGCTATGAAATTTTacgtaaacatttttaaaagttaaaactttattaggCCGACGATGTTAAAGAGCCGTTACGTATGAAATTATTTCCGATTATGAAAACAATATGGTTTCAACACTTTGAATCTTTGATTCTAtccttatttgttataaaa harbors:
- the LOC111004453 gene encoding arrestin domain-containing protein 17 → MGLKEAIIYLDNQWNTYYAGQTVNGRIEYVFDTPKKVRGIHVNIKGEAHTEWSESKQEEDTDGKSQSSETLHTGKEEYFQISYYLLGNNTGNEIEIPPGKQIYNFTCTLPPVLPSSFEGEYGYVRYTVKVTLDRPWKFDQETKMAFTVINALDLNLNPSYREPLHFQMEKTFCCFCCASPPLCVDIRAPVTGYCPGQVIPLTIDIENKSNVQVHLVKVFLRKVATYRATSPSNVTKKCKDIILTIQEGPAPAGTTKHWNLNMEIPPIPPSNLVNCSIIDLDYDVKVECVVSGMHINLKDKKYITIGTVPLMGVGATPSAPILSEGGNQPAVLPVSPGESVQPSAPGGEGPGGWVAPGSTPMQPPYQSLYPALSAPVYRESPYGRNIQDRNETQHMAITGPAKFAPYYPTYAAVQPPPLPQ
- the LOC111004439 gene encoding STI1-like protein, with the protein product MDSKSETVKLSAEELKNKGNECVKNEKYIEAVLHYTQAIKMDPNNYVLYSNRSFAFLKLDQHYLSLQDANETIKLQPHWAKGYFRRAEVEAASGLYDEAIISYTRALQLEPHNTKLMEFIRDVTEVQKNKLKGNQNVIWICTIVGLIIGIGVVILDYTLTANPTLTNPLSMVAFSIALSGIGFAIGKTSTLMTAWSAGKSLQPPPDLATNEQSEKENVLPEKKKYSKAQARHRFKQGKQL